In Cytobacillus oceanisediminis, the following proteins share a genomic window:
- a CDS encoding TetR/AcrR family transcriptional regulator, with translation MSVKNVTEEKALTPRGIETREKLLKAAEEVFGQKGYFETSIVNISQEAKVAQGTFYNYFPSKKDIYDELIRSYSRDLRIAIKEGMAGSSSFEEAQRNGFFAFFSWVKNHPNLYSIVQQAVVVDQELFRWYYGKLANGFLKSLSQGIEAGEFKDLDQETVAYCLMSIGQFLGMRWVYWEKKEVPEEAFDAAMTLIFQGLKK, from the coding sequence GTGTCAGTTAAAAATGTGACTGAGGAAAAAGCACTAACTCCAAGAGGGATTGAAACGCGTGAAAAATTATTAAAAGCTGCTGAAGAGGTCTTTGGGCAGAAGGGATATTTTGAAACTTCCATCGTCAATATTTCACAGGAAGCCAAGGTTGCCCAGGGAACCTTTTATAATTACTTTCCTTCAAAGAAAGATATTTATGATGAGCTGATCCGCAGCTACAGCCGGGATCTGCGCATTGCAATTAAGGAAGGTATGGCAGGAAGCTCATCTTTTGAGGAAGCACAGCGAAATGGCTTTTTTGCTTTCTTCAGCTGGGTCAAAAATCATCCGAATTTATACAGCATTGTCCAGCAGGCTGTTGTGGTGGATCAGGAGCTGTTTCGCTGGTATTACGGGAAGCTGGCAAACGGATTTTTAAAGAGTCTGTCTCAAGGGATTGAAGCGGGAGAGTTTAAGGACCTGGACCAGGAGACAGTTGCTTACTGCTTAATGTCGATTGGACAGTTCCTCGGCATGAGATGGGTGTATTGGGAAAAGAAAGAAGTTCCTGAAGAAGCATTTGATGCTGCGATGACACTTATCTTCCAAGGGCTAAAAAAGTAA
- a CDS encoding Vgb family protein → MEFKLQEINLASKDTGPYGIAVSDKGEVWFTQHKANKVSCIGLDGELTEYPLPTPNAQVMCVMVSSKGEVWFTENAANNIGRITKEGTIQEYPLPHPDSAPYGITEGPNGDIWFTEMNGNRIGRIQEDGSINEYDLPTQGSYPSFITLGSDNALWFTENQNNAIGRITENGEVTEFKVPTPASGPVGITKGNDGALWFVEIIGNKIGRISTSGEITEFEIPTANARPHAITAGAGNDLWFTEWGANKIGRITDNGIIKEYPIETPNAEPHGISSSDGKTIWFALECDRIGKITLID, encoded by the coding sequence ATGGAATTTAAATTGCAGGAAATAAATCTTGCCAGTAAAGATACAGGTCCATACGGAATCGCTGTTTCAGACAAGGGGGAAGTCTGGTTTACACAGCATAAAGCCAATAAGGTAAGCTGCATTGGATTGGATGGGGAACTGACAGAGTACCCGCTGCCGACACCGAATGCACAAGTCATGTGTGTAATGGTGTCGTCAAAAGGAGAGGTCTGGTTTACCGAGAATGCAGCAAACAACATAGGGAGAATAACGAAAGAAGGCACTATTCAAGAATATCCCTTACCCCATCCAGATTCAGCACCCTATGGGATTACAGAAGGGCCGAACGGAGATATCTGGTTTACCGAAATGAATGGAAATCGTATTGGGCGCATTCAGGAAGACGGTTCAATCAATGAATACGACCTTCCCACACAAGGTTCTTACCCATCATTTATTACGCTGGGATCCGATAATGCATTATGGTTCACAGAAAACCAAAATAATGCCATCGGAAGAATTACGGAAAATGGAGAAGTGACAGAGTTTAAAGTTCCTACACCAGCTTCCGGGCCGGTTGGAATTACGAAAGGAAACGATGGTGCACTGTGGTTTGTGGAGATTATCGGCAATAAAATAGGACGTATCAGCACATCTGGAGAAATCACAGAATTTGAAATTCCAACCGCGAACGCCCGCCCGCATGCCATCACAGCAGGGGCAGGAAACGATTTATGGTTTACAGAGTGGGGAGCAAATAAGATTGGAAGAATTACAGACAATGGGATTATTAAGGAGTATCCGATTGAAACTCCAAATGCTGAACCGCATGGGATTTCAAGCAGCGATGGGAAAACCATCTGGTTTGCACTGGAGTGTGATAGGATTGGGAAAATCACTTTAATAGATTAA
- a CDS encoding dicarboxylate/amino acid:cation symporter gives MKKVLSNYKLTIFLLLSILIGGIAGVVFGPKTAVVKPFGDLFINLLFMIIVPLVFFSIASSLANMGGMKRLGKIMGGIFTVFFITAVISAILGFIGISIVDPLKNTDISAVKSIMTEAAIDPEAEEVTFLGQLVQAFTVPDFQMLFSKNNMLQLIVFSILFGLATAMSGEKGKPIANLLSSGSAVMMKIVGFVMYYAPIGLGCYFATIIGELGPQILGGYVRVFVLYLVLTLIYFFGFFTLYAFAAGGKDGVKVFWKNAITPSVSAIATCSSAACIPINLAAVRKMGVPQDIAETMIPLGANTHKDGSVLGGVFKIVFLFSLFGKDMSSMTSILTILAVSFLVGAVMGAIPGGGMIGEMLILSVFGFPPEVLPIIAVISTIIDAPATLLNSAGNTVSAMMVSRIVEGKNWLKESMSLK, from the coding sequence ATGAAAAAGGTTTTATCAAACTACAAACTAACCATCTTCCTGCTCCTTTCCATCCTGATCGGAGGCATAGCCGGAGTGGTTTTTGGCCCGAAGACAGCGGTAGTGAAGCCGTTTGGGGATTTATTCATAAATTTATTGTTTATGATCATTGTGCCGCTCGTCTTTTTTAGCATCGCTTCGAGCCTTGCGAATATGGGCGGAATGAAAAGGCTCGGGAAGATTATGGGCGGAATTTTTACAGTCTTTTTTATTACGGCTGTCATTTCCGCCATCCTGGGGTTCATCGGGATCTCGATTGTGGATCCGCTCAAGAATACAGATATCTCTGCCGTTAAAAGCATTATGACTGAGGCAGCAATCGACCCTGAGGCAGAAGAAGTCACGTTCCTCGGTCAGCTGGTCCAGGCGTTCACGGTGCCTGATTTCCAGATGCTGTTTTCGAAAAATAACATGCTGCAGCTGATTGTGTTCTCGATTTTATTCGGATTGGCAACTGCGATGTCTGGTGAAAAAGGCAAGCCGATTGCGAATCTTCTTTCTTCTGGTTCAGCTGTCATGATGAAGATCGTTGGATTTGTGATGTACTATGCGCCAATTGGTCTTGGCTGTTATTTCGCGACCATCATTGGTGAGCTTGGCCCGCAGATTCTTGGCGGATATGTACGTGTGTTTGTCCTTTATCTTGTATTAACACTAATTTACTTCTTTGGTTTCTTTACGCTGTATGCCTTTGCGGCTGGCGGTAAGGATGGGGTCAAGGTGTTCTGGAAAAATGCAATCACTCCTTCTGTCAGTGCGATTGCCACATGCTCCAGTGCAGCATGCATTCCAATTAACCTTGCGGCTGTGAGAAAAATGGGTGTTCCGCAGGATATTGCTGAGACGATGATTCCGCTTGGGGCTAACACGCATAAAGATGGTTCTGTTCTTGGCGGAGTGTTTAAGATTGTTTTCCTGTTCAGCCTGTTTGGAAAAGACATGTCGAGCATGACAAGCATTCTGACCATTCTTGCTGTTTCATTCCTGGTTGGAGCTGTTATGGGGGCAATTCCTGGCGGCGGGATGATTGGGGAGATGCTCATCTTAAGTGTGTTCGGTTTCCCTCCTGAAGTGCTGCCGATCATCGCAGTCATCTCTACGATCATTGATGCACCGGCAACTCTTTTGAATTCAGCTGGCAACACGGTTTCGGCCATGATGGTCAGCCGAATTGTTGAGGGGAAGAATTGGCTGAAGGAATCTATGTCATTGAAATAA
- a CDS encoding DUF3574 domain-containing protein gives MQRKRFAYWMIPLILFICFLGSAVYAAGQPEAESGKYSSALKGQYYLEDVVKIYVPSTYDVDQPIDNTPYVNKTLEKFSGMFGGATAVDGTGAWLSEDEQLVKEKVTIVYSFAEDLDKKKIKQVVDYARALKEEMKQSSVSLEINGKMYFIE, from the coding sequence TTGCAAAGGAAAAGATTTGCCTATTGGATGATCCCCCTAATCCTTTTCATTTGCTTTTTGGGAAGTGCTGTTTATGCTGCAGGTCAGCCGGAAGCAGAGAGCGGTAAGTACTCTTCGGCCTTAAAAGGGCAATATTATCTTGAAGACGTGGTAAAAATTTATGTACCATCCACCTATGATGTTGATCAGCCAATTGATAATACTCCCTATGTGAACAAAACTCTAGAAAAATTCTCTGGAATGTTTGGAGGGGCAACAGCTGTTGATGGAACAGGAGCATGGCTATCTGAGGATGAGCAGCTTGTAAAGGAAAAAGTGACCATTGTGTACAGCTTTGCAGAGGATCTTGACAAGAAAAAGATTAAGCAGGTAGTGGACTATGCCAGGGCTTTAAAGGAAGAAATGAAACAATCATCTGTATCACTTGAAATCAACGGAAAGATGTATTTTATTGAATGA